Below is a genomic region from Venturia canescens isolate UGA chromosome 1, ASM1945775v1, whole genome shotgun sequence.
AAGCATATCCCGCATATCGGTAACATGAGAAACGTGTACGAAGTAGAGAAAGGTACTATGAAGCAGCAGAAACCTTCCAAGGCAAGACCTAGCGCCGCCATCAGCCACTGATGCTGCGGATACTTTTTGGCCATTTTGACCGTTATTATAACGCCGAATACGTGGGGAAAGAACGCCGGGAACCACACCATACCGATTTTCCAATTGTCCGTCGTAATGTTATCTTCCATCCACAGTGCGATGGTCGGCTCGAGaaacgccaatgcaacgtttgACATCATCAGAGCACCGGCGCAAACCGCTATGTAAGGATCGATGAACAGTCGCCAGATCGGTATCGTCGGACGCTGTTCTTTCTGGCTGCTATCGGTAAGCTGCTCCTTCAACGGTTTCATCACGAGGAAAAGCATGAAAAGATCTGCCAAACTGACGAGCGCTAGGATCAGGAATGGCATTGGCTTGCCGGCGAACTGATAAAGCGAGCCTCCAAAAGGCGGCGCCACGAGACAACCGAAACTTATGAATGCTAGTGCGATACCCAGCGCTTGCGATCGCTCGTTTTCTTCGGTGTAACGATCGGCTATCATGGCCAGTCCTGACGTATCGGCAAACGCTGAACCAACGCCTTGCAGACTTCGAGCGAAAAAGAGAACTGAATAACTGCCAGCGAAAGCGAATACAGTTGTCGATAAAAACAGTATGCACAATCCTATCATCATAGGAATTTCGTAACCAATTCGATCGATTAGTGCACCTGAGAATGGATTAACCATCAGCTGCACTATAGCTTTTGACGCGAACAAAACACCCGTTGCCGAATCCTGGCCCTGATGGCTTCGTGGTCCCGTGTAGTTGAGATCAGCGTTCCCATCCATGTCATCAAAAGCTCCTACGGCTTTCAGATAGTCCGGTAATATCGGCACTATTACCATGTAAAGCATGTTGTCGAGTAAAAGTGCCACGGAGACGATGACGAGCACGAGCCTCTTCTGGGACTGCGGCTCCTGGAGCTTCGCCCAGACGATCTCTTTCGCCTCCCTAATCTCCATATTGAGAATCGGTATTTTCGTGTCCATCTTTAACCGGTTATTCAGCCTTGACAGTATAAACTAACGATAAGAATTtgcgtatttttttctccctttcttccttgtattttttcaacgatgcgcttgattttttttccttctttctacGTGTTCCATATTCCTCCAATTTATCAATCCTCACTTTCACGCCCGGATATGTTTGTTTCGGTTTTGTAGTTGATGCTACTTTTTTCGTGTTGTATCGTGAGCGTAATTTCAATATGCACTAATCTCGATCAAGTCCGGGACCCGGGGTGACCTTGGGAACGATGACGGTGGGCTCTCGATTGAAGCGGCGCGCATCAGGCCGGGCCGGGGGTAACCTACAACAAATAACCGTAAAACCGGTTAGCTTCGACGATTGCCTACCGGtactaatgtattttttttttttttttattttaatttttttctcttatttggAGACTTTCCGTTATCGCGTGATATTTTTCAGTCCCTTGTCTCGTGCTGTTCAGAACGTAATCGTCTTTTGTAAATAAATGAGATATTTTATCGCGATAAATACCGAAAGTCTGCCCCTTCCATCCAGCACATTTCTTCCCCAGCTCAAAAGTCGCACTTATTCACGGCCTGGGCCAACAACGTTTTCACACATTTTCGGTTTTATTAAGCAATTTAACTGATAAGAGGGAGCCCTGGCCCGGCCTGGTATATCGCACGCAACCCAAAACTGCGCAACCCCGAACCCGGACCCGAGCGAAAAACGAGCTCGTGCCCCGAGCCTATACCTACTTCCATCTCTCGCCTCACGGACGCCTTCCACCAAACCTGCTGGAGAGGGAAGTGATGGAGGAAGAGGGGTCGAACCAAAGGTGATTGCACCCCCGATCATCGATCTGTAGCCCAGCACCCCAAAATATTTGTCCAGGTGCTATTGTTACTTGAGGCtaaccattattttttctctttcgttccCTCCTAGCATAGATACGAATCGGAGAAAACAAGTCATACCG
It encodes:
- the VAChT gene encoding vesicular acetylcholine transporter, translated to MDTKIPILNMEIREAKEIVWAKLQEPQSQKRLVLVIVSVALLLDNMLYMVIVPILPDYLKAVGAFDDMDGNADLNYTGPRSHQGQDSATGVLFASKAIVQLMVNPFSGALIDRIGYEIPMMIGLCILFLSTTVFAFAGSYSVLFFARSLQGVGSAFADTSGLAMIADRYTEENERSQALGIALAFISFGCLVAPPFGGSLYQFAGKPMPFLILALVSLADLFMLFLVMKPLKEQLTDSSQKEQRPTIPIWRLFIDPYIAVCAGALMMSNVALAFLEPTIALWMEDNITTDNWKIGMVWFPAFFPHVFGVIITVKMAKKYPQHQWLMAALGLALEGFCCFIVPFSTSYTFLMLPICGICFGIALVDTALLPTLGYLVDVRYVSVYGSIYAIADISYSVAYAVGPIIAGGVVDAIGFPALNIGIAFSNLLYAPVLYYLRHIYDFKPFQDEANILMQDPPDKEYQTYVLQEQRPISGDVGNHLKQGARMETNIDQETGYQTMQEYDQSSGYNRNATSTGWDQSTANYDQQQTYEQQGTGGYAHQPGYGQPQQQPSYASQPTGYVQERSFAQESRDPRVYNAPASEPQADPNPFRRPPPPDVEQRSTGGDSNPFRQGMY